A genomic region of Glycine max cultivar Williams 82 chromosome 15, Glycine_max_v4.0, whole genome shotgun sequence contains the following coding sequences:
- the LOC102660383 gene encoding uncharacterized protein, which translates to MNNFVIKVPNIVSLSSLTVLELSRINLTSVSSTDSHDLTLNFPVLREGHIPDTILFNLDLSTTHIASTTIDPHKFEKEDTPFLSCELRKQFNNNVGCLKFEQLEALAFPQDDIPAFGMLSCLELGKVTSEFLLNLLLKTPSLNTLIIKELLEFDEELSNLDKVPSCFISNLIMVNFGRLNGDQYELSFAKFAMQNAQVLERRRIRTVMAFRAYYICSSLFLPKLINQRLSSWNANHLSFAKRVTLVKLVMQALPSHVMQTSFLPRAVCDVVDEKCRSFVWGDSENQQKILIEIG; encoded by the exons ATGAATAATTTTGTTATCAAAGTTCCCAACATTGTTTCTCTTTCATCCCTCACTGTCCTTGAATTGTCCAGAATCAATCTTACCAGTGTCTCTTCTACTGACTCGCATGATCTGACCCTTAACTTCCCAGTTCTTAGAGA AGGTCACATACCAGACACCATTTTGTTCAATTTAGACCTATCTACAACACACATTGCTTCAACTACTATTGATCCACACAAGTTTGAGAAGGAAGACACACCATTTCTTTCTTGTGAGCTTCGGAAACAATTCAATAATAATGTGGGATGTCTCAAGTTTGAGCAGTTGGAG GCACTCGCATTCCCACAAGATGATATTCCTGCATTTGGAATGTTGAGTTGTCTGGAGCTAGGGAAAGTTACTAGTGAATTTTTGCTAAACTTGCTTCTAAAGACACCATCTCTCAATACTCTCATTATCAAG GAACTACTTGAATTTGATGAAGAGCTCTCGAATCTGGATAAAGTGCCTTCTTGTTTTATATCTAACCTTATAATGGTGAATTTTGGAAGACTCAATGGTGATCAGTACGAGCTAAGTTTTGCAAAATTTGCAATGCAAAATGCTCAGGTCTTGGAGAGG AGGAGGATCAGGACTGTAATGGCATTTCGTGCTTATTATATTTGTTCCAGTTTATTCTTACCAAagttaatcaatcaaagacTATCGTCTTGGAATGCTAACCATCTCTCCTTTGCCAAGCGAGTTACTCTTGTTAAGTTAGTGATGCAAGCACTGCCTTCCCATGTGATGCAAACATCTTTTCTTCCCAGGGCTGTTTGTGATGTGGTGGATGAGAAGTGTAGGAGTTTTGTTTGGGGGGATTCTGAAAATCAGCAGAAGATTCTAATAGAAATTGGATAA